In one window of Deltaproteobacteria bacterium DNA:
- a CDS encoding ABC transporter substrate-binding protein, which yields MDVLSTTGYNRRPPHLVAEYKGFFAKENLEVRFHETTYAPDHNKGMAEGKWDFTLSSADTMIARTTTDGVDYTLFMQAEEGLSAYLIGQPGYDSIEKVRGKLLAGDPGDSNLDLIRKKILRTHGMDDNQYQIEIIGSSPVRLQAFLERRVVAAMLTPPASDKALAAGGILLADAINYVPGWPLTCGWTLRPWLKEHRELVVRFIRAWAAATDWLLKGENREETLNLSMEKEGLNRKAAEIAYSKVVPRARINPVAISVVIELRKEMGVYKPPCEPPERFFDESYWREAVAGL from the coding sequence ATGGATGTTCTAAGCACTACTGGTTACAACCGGCGACCGCCGCATTTGGTGGCGGAGTACAAGGGTTTCTTTGCCAAAGAAAATCTTGAAGTGCGGTTTCACGAGACCACCTATGCGCCGGATCACAACAAGGGCATGGCCGAGGGCAAGTGGGATTTTACCTTGAGCAGTGCCGATACCATGATTGCGCGCACCACCACCGATGGCGTCGATTACACGCTGTTCATGCAAGCTGAGGAGGGGCTGAGCGCCTATCTCATTGGCCAACCAGGTTACGACTCGATTGAGAAGGTGCGCGGCAAATTACTGGCGGGAGATCCGGGCGATTCCAATCTCGATTTGATCCGCAAGAAAATCCTGCGCACGCACGGCATGGACGATAACCAGTATCAGATCGAGATCATCGGCAGCTCGCCGGTGCGCTTGCAGGCGTTTCTCGAAAGACGCGTTGTCGCGGCGATGCTGACGCCGCCGGCGTCGGACAAAGCGCTCGCTGCCGGCGGTATTTTGCTGGCTGATGCCATTAACTACGTGCCCGGTTGGCCGCTCACCTGCGGCTGGACGCTGCGGCCGTGGCTGAAGGAGCACCGCGAGTTGGTGGTGCGCTTCATTCGCGCTTGGGCGGCGGCGACCGATTGGCTGCTCAAGGGAGAGAATCGCGAAGAGACGTTGAATCTGTCGATGGAAAAAGAAGGCCTCAACCGCAAAGCAGCGGAGATTGCCTATTCCAAAGTTGTGCCGCGGGCGCGCATCAATCCGGTGGCGATCAGCGTGGTCATCGAGCTGCGCAAGGAGATGGGCGTTTACAAACCGCCCTGCGAGCCGCCCGAGCGTTTTTTCGACGAGAGCTATTGGCGGGAGGCTGTCGCTGGGCTTTAG
- a CDS encoding SDR family oxidoreductase, whose translation MTLKDKVAIITGGGRGIGKAIAAHYAREGATLALCARTSAELDQTVKALRGANTEVEGWVCDVSLEEPVKEFVANAHKRFGRIDVLVNNAGVMTRPAPMIEMDVKKFDYTIAVNVRGPFLMTQQVLPIMIKQRSGSIINVSSMIGRGAYANFLAYATSKWGLEGFTLTLAAEARSANIRVNSVEPGYVATKLTGYNGSKPESVTDVFVYLASDESKGVTGKQLSSSGWKSQVK comes from the coding sequence ATGACGCTCAAAGACAAAGTCGCAATCATCACCGGCGGCGGCCGCGGCATCGGCAAAGCCATCGCCGCGCACTACGCCCGCGAAGGCGCCACGCTGGCCCTATGCGCGCGCACTAGCGCGGAGCTAGATCAGACGGTTAAAGCATTGCGCGGGGCCAACACCGAAGTCGAAGGCTGGGTCTGCGACGTGTCGTTGGAAGAACCGGTGAAAGAATTCGTGGCTAATGCCCATAAGCGATTTGGCCGCATCGACGTGCTGGTGAACAACGCTGGCGTCATGACGCGCCCGGCGCCGATGATTGAGATGGACGTGAAGAAATTTGACTACACCATCGCAGTTAATGTGCGCGGGCCCTTTCTAATGACGCAGCAGGTGCTGCCGATCATGATCAAACAAAGAAGCGGCTCGATCATCAACGTGTCGTCGATGATCGGCCGCGGCGCCTACGCCAACTTTCTCGCTTACGCGACCTCAAAATGGGGCTTGGAAGGCTTCACACTAACGCTCGCCGCCGAAGCACGTTCAGCGAATATTCGCGTGAATTCGGTGGAACCAGGCTACGTCGCGACGAAACTTACCGGTTACAATGGCAGCAAACCCGAATCGGTGACCGACGTGTTCGTCTATCTCGCGTCCGATGAATCGAAAGGCGTGACCGGCAAGCAGCTAAGCTCGTCGGGCTGGAAGTCGCAGGTAAAGTAG
- a CDS encoding AAA family ATPase, with protein MNVQAGPLEETITLRQAKKLIQCMAQEQSFLLLSPPGVGKSEMVYEAAKEMKLPCRSLLGTQIAPEDVSGVPRIVGERSVFCPPRLLLPEHPEPFCLFLDELPACAPDVQKAFYSLLLERRIGEYKLPKGTWVVAAGNRVQDRALVRSLSSALVNRVTLLNIKVDAGEWLSWAKAHGVRKEICGFIQTVPDALMRAVPAEPVPFSTPRAWALLSQSLDMAERSGILTKEMRRVLAFGKLSAEDAAVFCALAEESIAALLPLQRYIEDAALLPKSDAARWFVLNCIRQQVRDNKLVDVKPRRVNRFLRSLPAEHQLSLVADMVDRWSALGADPAMFDLLKQVARL; from the coding sequence ATGAATGTGCAGGCCGGTCCGCTTGAAGAGACCATCACTCTCAGGCAAGCTAAAAAGCTCATCCAATGCATGGCCCAAGAGCAAAGTTTCTTGTTGCTCTCGCCGCCTGGGGTCGGCAAATCGGAAATGGTCTACGAAGCGGCGAAGGAAATGAAGCTACCGTGCCGCTCGCTCTTGGGCACGCAGATCGCGCCCGAAGATGTCAGCGGTGTGCCGCGCATTGTCGGCGAGCGGTCAGTCTTCTGCCCGCCGCGTCTGTTGCTGCCGGAACACCCTGAGCCTTTTTGTTTGTTTCTCGATGAGCTGCCCGCCTGCGCTCCCGATGTGCAAAAGGCGTTTTACTCGTTGCTACTCGAACGGCGCATCGGCGAATATAAGCTGCCCAAGGGCACATGGGTGGTGGCCGCCGGCAACCGGGTGCAAGACCGCGCGCTGGTGCGCTCGCTCAGCTCCGCATTGGTCAACCGCGTGACCCTCTTAAATATCAAAGTCGATGCCGGCGAATGGTTGTCCTGGGCCAAGGCCCACGGCGTGCGCAAAGAGATTTGCGGTTTCATTCAAACGGTGCCCGACGCGCTCATGCGCGCCGTGCCCGCGGAACCCGTGCCGTTCTCGACGCCGCGGGCTTGGGCGTTGCTCTCGCAGTCGCTCGACATGGCCGAGCGCAGCGGTATCTTGACCAAAGAAATGCGCCGCGTGCTCGCCTTCGGTAAACTGTCCGCCGAAGACGCCGCGGTTTTTTGCGCTTTGGCGGAAGAGTCGATCGCCGCGCTGCTGCCGCTGCAGCGCTATATCGAAGACGCTGCGCTGCTACCGAAGAGTGACGCCGCGCGCTGGTTTGTCTTGAACTGCATTCGCCAGCAAGTGCGCGACAATAAGCTCGTCGATGTTAAGCCACGCAGAGTCAACCGCTTTCTGCGCAGCCTGCCGGCGGAGCACCAGCTTTCCCTGGTGGCGGACATGGTCGACCGCTGGTCGGCCCTGGGCGCAGACCCGGCGATGTTCGACCTGCTGAAACAAGTAGCGCGGCTGTAG
- a CDS encoding glutaredoxin family protein, protein MAKSVVVYTQPGUGPCHKEVEFLSQKGVEFVEKNVRADKAAMKELIDQGFQSTPVTIIDGQSVVGFDQLKIMELLGLS, encoded by the coding sequence ATGGCTAAGAGCGTCGTCGTATATACCCAACCCGGCTGAGGGCCGTGCCACAAAGAGGTAGAGTTTCTATCTCAAAAGGGCGTTGAGTTCGTTGAGAAAAATGTCCGCGCCGACAAAGCGGCGATGAAAGAATTAATCGATCAGGGATTTCAAAGCACGCCGGTGACCATCATCGATGGCCAATCGGTGGTCGGCTTCGATCAATTGAAGATTATGGAGCTGCTCGGTCTCTCCTGA
- a CDS encoding M28 family peptidase gives MAVHTPFTVSFKRNYRFVSFETAMNSPSPALQKRAAVGLMAACLVLLLHFSGWTFDLSGPSDVAALKAHVSYLASPELTGRGVDTPGIKLARDYIAREFSRYGLEPGGDGGSFLQSFELTTGVTVKEPTALALDSGKPLALNQDWAPIGLSASGTIGGELVFAGYGITTKDYPYDDYAGIDAKGKIVVVLRYEPPPKDDKSPFRKAPQYSNYATLRAKADNASAHGALGLILVDAAPRPGARELVSTRNSYARGDNKVVALQVKGAVLEPWLKAQGFSLAEAKQAIDRDEKPASKVLSGVSVTATVTLAQQRQQAENVIAVLPGADPKLKNEAIVIGAHYDHLGYGYFGTRDASTEGQIHHGADDNASGTAVLMQVAQQMAKMAPKPARTIVFAAFSGEELELLGSRHYVNFPTVRLSATKAMLNMDMVGRLRDDKMTVFGTRSGRELSAMVLAEAALRGLQVTESDGVGRSDHMSFYNRKIPALHFFTGSHPDYHRPSDTAGKINIDGMARVASLVAAVAQRLADHREGYQFVSLPSRPPTTEGESSSGYGAYLGSIPDFAETGTGVKLAGVTAGSPAELAGLREGDVIVEFANSKVTDLEELAKLLGSKKPGEEVSVVVQRDGAAISLKVTLRSRG, from the coding sequence ATGGCGGTTCACACTCCATTCACAGTGAGCTTCAAAAGAAACTACCGATTTGTTAGCTTTGAAACCGCTATGAACTCTCCCTCCCCCGCGCTGCAGAAAAGAGCGGCCGTCGGTTTGATGGCGGCTTGCCTCGTTCTACTGCTGCACTTTTCTGGGTGGACTTTCGATCTCTCGGGCCCGAGCGATGTGGCGGCGCTCAAAGCGCACGTCAGCTACCTCGCATCCCCAGAACTGACCGGGCGCGGTGTCGACACCCCGGGCATCAAGCTGGCGCGCGACTACATCGCTCGCGAATTTTCCCGCTACGGCCTTGAGCCCGGCGGTGACGGCGGGAGCTTTCTGCAAAGCTTTGAGCTTACCACCGGAGTTACCGTGAAGGAGCCCACGGCCTTGGCCCTCGACAGCGGCAAACCGCTCGCGCTCAACCAAGACTGGGCGCCCATCGGCCTTTCGGCCTCCGGCACCATCGGCGGCGAATTGGTTTTCGCCGGCTACGGCATCACCACCAAGGATTACCCGTATGACGACTACGCCGGCATCGATGCCAAAGGCAAAATCGTCGTGGTGTTGCGCTATGAGCCGCCGCCCAAGGACGACAAGAGTCCCTTTCGCAAGGCGCCGCAATATTCCAACTATGCCACGCTGCGCGCCAAGGCCGACAACGCCAGTGCCCATGGCGCGCTGGGGCTGATCCTAGTCGACGCCGCGCCGCGCCCGGGGGCGCGCGAGCTGGTCTCCACCCGCAACAGCTACGCTCGCGGCGACAACAAAGTCGTCGCGCTGCAAGTCAAGGGTGCCGTCCTTGAACCCTGGTTAAAAGCTCAAGGCTTTTCTTTGGCGGAAGCGAAACAAGCCATCGACCGCGACGAAAAACCGGCATCGAAAGTCCTGTCCGGGGTGAGCGTCACGGCGACCGTCACTTTGGCGCAGCAGCGCCAGCAAGCTGAAAATGTCATTGCCGTGCTTCCCGGCGCCGATCCCAAGCTCAAAAACGAAGCCATCGTCATCGGCGCGCACTACGATCACTTGGGCTATGGTTATTTTGGAACGCGCGATGCCAGCACCGAAGGGCAGATCCATCATGGTGCCGACGACAACGCCTCCGGCACTGCCGTGCTCATGCAGGTGGCCCAACAGATGGCCAAGATGGCCCCCAAGCCCGCCCGCACCATCGTATTCGCCGCCTTTTCTGGTGAGGAGCTGGAACTTTTGGGATCGCGCCATTATGTAAATTTTCCCACAGTGCGGCTATCGGCCACCAAAGCAATGCTCAACATGGACATGGTCGGTAGGCTGCGCGATGACAAGATGACCGTTTTCGGCACCCGCTCGGGGCGGGAGCTCAGCGCCATGGTATTGGCTGAAGCCGCGCTGCGCGGCCTGCAAGTGACCGAGTCCGACGGCGTCGGCCGCAGCGATCACATGTCCTTCTACAATAGGAAGATCCCGGCACTGCACTTTTTCACCGGCTCCCATCCCGACTATCACAGACCTAGCGACACCGCTGGGAAGATCAATATCGATGGCATGGCCAGAGTGGCAAGCCTAGTGGCCGCCGTCGCGCAGCGACTGGCCGACCACCGCGAGGGTTATCAATTCGTCAGCCTGCCGTCGCGACCACCTACCACTGAGGGCGAAAGTTCGAGTGGTTACGGCGCCTATCTCGGTAGCATCCCAGATTTTGCTGAAACCGGGACCGGGGTGAAATTGGCCGGTGTCACGGCGGGCAGCCCGGCGGAGCTGGCCGGACTGCGCGAGGGTGATGTGATCGTCGAATTCGCCAACAGCAAGGTGACCGATCTAGAGGAACTAGCAAAGCTCCTCGGCAGCAAAAAACCGGGCGAAGAGGTCAGTGTCGTGGTCCAGCGCGATGGCGCGGCGATCAGCCTGAAAGTCACCCTGCGCTCGCGCGGATAG
- a CDS encoding glutathione S-transferase family protein — translation MRLMIKLYTFPPSTNSRKVRIALLEKGLEFERVNVDLTKREQKNPEYLKIHPFGQVPALDDEGFVLYDSTIINEYLADEYPYPPLMPKDSEGRARARMMEDFRDSRFNPAFVKIIQEMRKPEGERDANNVTAAKNEIAACFDRIEKELEGKEYLVGTFSLADIAFMANIELLDRFQVPVDAKYKNTIAWIAHLKARPSFAASAT, via the coding sequence ATGCGGCTGATGATCAAGTTATACACCTTTCCGCCATCGACCAACTCCCGCAAAGTGCGGATCGCGCTGTTGGAAAAGGGGTTGGAGTTCGAAAGGGTGAATGTCGATCTTACCAAGCGCGAGCAGAAGAACCCGGAATATTTGAAAATTCATCCCTTTGGCCAGGTGCCGGCTTTAGACGACGAAGGTTTCGTGCTCTACGATTCGACGATCATCAACGAATATCTCGCCGACGAATACCCCTACCCGCCTTTGATGCCAAAGGATTCTGAGGGCCGCGCCCGGGCGCGTATGATGGAGGACTTCCGCGACAGCCGCTTCAATCCAGCTTTCGTCAAGATCATCCAGGAGATGCGCAAGCCGGAAGGCGAGCGGGACGCGAACAACGTCACAGCCGCCAAAAACGAAATCGCCGCCTGTTTCGACCGCATCGAAAAGGAATTGGAAGGCAAAGAATATCTGGTTGGCACCTTCAGCCTGGCGGATATTGCTTTTATGGCCAACATCGAGCTGCTCGACCGTTTCCAAGTGCCGGTGGACGCCAAGTACAAAAACACCATCGCCTGGATCGCGCATTTAAAAGCGCGGCCTAGTTTCGCCGCTTCCGCCACTTGA
- a CDS encoding CDP-diacylglycerol O-phosphatidyltransferase, with product MPTSLVLAWLVHLYTALGAVVAFAAIIQIEQRLFVGALWLMLLAVVIDATDGALARTARVKDHIPWFDGALLDNIVDYTTYVLVPVYFIYRAELLPPQDGWWLAPLPLLASAYGFCQKEAKTSDHFFQGFPSYWNVVAFYCYAFKTPPWISGFAIIALSISVFVPIRYLYPSRSPTQRSLVNTLGMLWAVLLAIILHQLPEPSHILLIASLLFPAYYTALSLWLEWHRAVD from the coding sequence ATGCCAACTAGCCTCGTCCTCGCCTGGCTCGTCCACCTCTATACCGCCCTCGGCGCCGTAGTCGCTTTCGCGGCCATAATTCAAATCGAACAGCGGCTCTTCGTCGGAGCGCTCTGGCTCATGCTCCTGGCGGTGGTCATCGATGCCACCGATGGCGCACTGGCGCGCACCGCGCGCGTAAAAGACCACATTCCATGGTTTGATGGTGCGCTCTTGGACAACATCGTCGATTACACGACCTACGTTCTTGTGCCGGTCTATTTCATCTACCGCGCCGAGCTGCTGCCACCGCAAGATGGCTGGTGGCTCGCGCCGCTGCCGCTGTTAGCCAGCGCCTACGGCTTTTGTCAGAAAGAAGCGAAGACCAGCGACCACTTCTTCCAAGGTTTTCCGTCCTATTGGAACGTTGTCGCGTTCTACTGCTACGCTTTCAAAACACCGCCGTGGATCAGCGGTTTTGCTATCATTGCGCTTTCGATTTCGGTGTTTGTACCGATTCGCTACCTTTACCCCAGCCGCAGTCCGACCCAGCGCAGCCTGGTGAACACGTTGGGAATGCTCTGGGCGGTGCTGTTGGCGATTATTCTACACCAGCTGCCGGAGCCTTCGCACATCTTGTTGATTGCCTCGCTGCTCTTTCCAGCCTACTATACAGCGTTGTCGCTTTGGCTCGAATGGCACCGGGCAGTGGATTAG
- a CDS encoding teichoic acid transporter, translating into MAGCIARRHASRQRGRVFLAALAGQISLVQSFDELDQRQVAHRNDATKRTDTKKANRVSLLSTAAGRRLIGGTVRNLLAEALFPLTALITSAFLTRRLGPHGYGLLALVLTVIIWIESALNSFFSKATIKFVGETDQWNGLAAAIVRGSILIGCAAMIVVWLAAAPISRFLGETELAAYLYVAALDIPIVAAGFAYRGVLLGIANYRGSAIARASRWLARLLLIVLLIEAGFAITGALLGMIGASIVELAICRYYLGPLRIFSHWRESMKIQRYGGLLLLSSICIMAYTSVDLFFLKRLGGTPAQAGIYNAAQNLALLPALFGWTFSSLLLASLSRLLADGQIAKARESASDALRVTLWLLPVAAIVAGTANEIVPLVFGAAFKPAAALLALLIFGAVANTLLIMALTIMTAHGRPARTVVFAGPLVPLACAGHLLLIPHWGQRGAAWVTVLVALTGAIAAITSTHRLWQVAPPLGSMIRSLVVTLIVGSGAVFWPVAGVLGFAKMIVLAVVALAAYWCLGEFRPSEISIVRSRWLRQKQEVS; encoded by the coding sequence ATGGCTGGCTGTATTGCTCGGCGCCACGCAAGTCGCCAACGCGGCCGGGTTTTTTTGGCAGCGTTGGCTGGGCAAATAAGTCTCGTACAATCTTTCGATGAGCTCGACCAGAGGCAAGTGGCGCACCGCAATGATGCTACGAAACGGACGGATACCAAAAAGGCCAACAGAGTGAGTCTCCTGAGCACAGCCGCAGGGCGGCGCCTGATCGGTGGAACGGTTCGCAATCTCTTGGCCGAGGCGCTTTTCCCTCTAACGGCGCTGATCACCTCAGCCTTTCTCACGCGCCGGCTGGGTCCTCATGGCTACGGACTGCTCGCGCTCGTACTCACAGTCATAATCTGGATTGAGAGCGCTCTTAACTCGTTTTTTAGCAAAGCGACGATCAAGTTTGTCGGCGAAACCGATCAGTGGAACGGACTGGCGGCCGCCATCGTTCGCGGCAGTATTTTGATCGGCTGCGCGGCGATGATCGTCGTCTGGCTCGCGGCGGCGCCGATCAGCCGATTTCTCGGCGAAACGGAGTTGGCCGCGTATCTTTATGTGGCGGCGCTCGATATCCCGATTGTCGCAGCAGGCTTCGCCTACCGCGGCGTGTTACTGGGAATCGCCAACTACCGCGGCAGCGCGATCGCTCGGGCCAGCCGTTGGCTGGCCCGACTTCTTCTGATCGTTTTGTTGATTGAGGCCGGCTTCGCCATCACTGGAGCTCTGTTGGGCATGATCGGCGCTTCCATCGTCGAGCTGGCGATCTGCCGCTACTATCTCGGCCCACTGAGGATCTTCAGCCACTGGCGCGAGTCGATGAAGATACAACGCTATGGTGGGCTGCTGCTGCTTTCGTCGATCTGTATCATGGCCTACACAAGTGTGGACCTGTTCTTTCTGAAGCGGCTCGGCGGCACGCCGGCACAGGCCGGTATCTATAATGCCGCGCAGAATCTGGCGCTGCTTCCCGCGCTATTTGGCTGGACCTTTTCGTCGTTGCTGTTGGCCAGCCTGAGTCGGTTGCTGGCCGACGGGCAAATCGCAAAGGCGCGCGAGAGCGCCAGTGATGCGCTGCGGGTGACGCTCTGGCTTTTGCCGGTGGCCGCCATCGTTGCCGGGACGGCTAACGAAATCGTCCCGCTGGTTTTCGGTGCCGCGTTCAAACCAGCCGCAGCTTTGCTGGCGCTGCTAATTTTCGGCGCGGTCGCCAACACGTTGTTGATCATGGCTTTGACGATCATGACGGCGCACGGGCGCCCAGCTCGGACCGTGGTATTCGCTGGTCCGCTCGTGCCGCTCGCCTGTGCCGGGCATTTGCTGCTGATTCCGCATTGGGGTCAAAGAGGCGCGGCTTGGGTGACTGTGTTAGTGGCGCTAACCGGAGCCATCGCTGCGATTACCAGCACGCATCGACTCTGGCAAGTGGCGCCGCCGCTGGGCTCGATGATACGCAGTCTCGTGGTCACGCTGATCGTCGGTAGCGGTGCGGTTTTTTGGCCGGTCGCGGGCGTGCTGGGTTTCGCCAAGATGATCGTGTTAGCCGTGGTTGCCTTGGCCGCGTACTGGTGCCTCGGTGAGTTTCGCCCAAGTGAAATCAGTATCGTCCGGTCGAGATGGCTGCGTCAAAAGCAGGAGGTTTCATGA
- a CDS encoding glycosyltransferase, translating into MARSLPSFAIVVPTHERPEELSACLEALSHLDYPHDRFEVVVVDDGSAELLDELVARYASQISLKLLRQKNAGPASARNLGAASAGAEFLAFIDDDCRPAPDWLRVIANHLIADPERAIGGRTLNSLPNNAYATASQLLISYLYTYYNRNRDEARFVASNNLALPAKLFEKLGGFQTGYRRAAAEDRDFCDRLLLAGYRLAYVPEAIVSHGHRLTLARFCRQHFNYGRGAWTYHCARAQRGQGKVKIEPLSFYLNILRYPFTSHRGAAAVWLAVLLGATQVANAAGFFWQRWLGK; encoded by the coding sequence CAGTTTGCCCAGTTTTGCCATCGTTGTTCCGACCCATGAGCGGCCCGAAGAACTCTCGGCGTGTTTGGAGGCGCTTTCGCACTTGGACTATCCGCACGATCGTTTTGAAGTTGTCGTGGTCGATGACGGCAGCGCGGAGTTGCTCGACGAGCTGGTTGCAAGATACGCCTCCCAGATTTCCCTGAAGCTATTGCGGCAAAAGAACGCCGGCCCGGCGAGTGCGCGCAACCTGGGAGCGGCCAGCGCCGGCGCGGAGTTTCTTGCGTTCATCGATGATGACTGCCGGCCTGCACCCGATTGGCTGAGGGTGATTGCCAATCATCTTATCGCCGATCCCGAGCGTGCCATCGGCGGGCGCACGCTGAATTCGCTGCCGAACAACGCCTACGCAACCGCTAGCCAACTGCTGATTTCCTATTTGTATACTTACTACAATCGCAATCGTGACGAGGCGCGCTTCGTGGCTTCCAATAACCTGGCGCTACCGGCGAAGTTGTTTGAGAAGCTTGGCGGTTTTCAAACCGGCTACAGGCGGGCCGCGGCGGAGGATCGAGATTTCTGTGATCGCTTATTGTTAGCTGGCTATCGGCTGGCGTATGTGCCGGAAGCGATCGTAAGCCATGGGCATAGGCTGACGCTCGCGAGATTTTGCCGACAGCATTTTAACTATGGGCGCGGTGCATGGACCTATCATTGCGCCCGCGCCCAGCGGGGGCAGGGCAAAGTTAAGATCGAACCGCTGTCATTTTATCTCAATATTCTGCGCTACCCGTTCACGAGCCACAGGGGCGCGGCGGCTGTATGGCTGGCTGTATTGCTCGGCGCCACGCAAGTCGCCAACGCGGCCGGGTTTTTTTGGCAGCGTTGGCTGGGCAAATAA